The Desulfovibrio sp. genome window below encodes:
- a CDS encoding potassium transporter Kup, translating to MSTTGESAHSGKKTTLALSLGALGVVYGDIGTSPLYSIKECFHGLHAIELTSANVLGVLSLIFWSLTVVITVKYVSFILRADNKGEGGVFALLELLPKKKFDPRTVVVTSLLGLCGASLLCGEAVITPAISVLSAMEGLEIATDTARPLVVPLTLVILFGLFMAQKHGTDGIARVFGPVMVLWFLVIGGLGLYQIMQSPDVLMALNPSHALDFFVRNRFHGVVVLGSVVLCITGGEALYADMGHFGKRAIRLSWLFYAYPGLLLNYFGQGAGLISNPSIVIHPFYGIVPKAWIYPMVVLSTMATIIASQAMISGIFSIIRQAVQLGYYPRVRVIHTSRYMEGQIYIPEVNAFLMWGCIALVLIFKESSRLAAAYGIAVTATMTITSCLFFLVARKRWNWPLWKALPLLLLFCAFDVSFFGSNLLKMFDGGWIPVVIAITVVTCMSTWKAGRAALGKVLLAETVPLELFLNDVAAKKPHRAKGSAVFLSVSPTGAPVTLLHFFKHTKMLHEKVVIMSIQSSDEPYANIGQNLTISCLGEGFYRVVATYGFMQTPDVPQIMEYARIGGIDADPADTTFFLGRESLFTTGKSPMAHWRKRLFEFMSRNSRPASAYFNIPAGRVMELGVQVEL from the coding sequence ATGAGCACGACTGGCGAATCCGCGCATTCCGGGAAAAAAACGACCCTCGCCTTGTCCCTCGGCGCGCTTGGGGTGGTCTACGGGGACATCGGCACTTCCCCCTTGTACTCCATCAAAGAATGCTTCCACGGACTGCATGCCATCGAGCTGACCAGCGCCAACGTTCTTGGCGTTCTATCGCTGATCTTCTGGTCGCTCACCGTGGTCATTACCGTCAAGTATGTGTCCTTTATTCTTCGCGCGGACAACAAGGGCGAAGGCGGCGTGTTCGCCCTGCTTGAGCTCTTGCCCAAAAAGAAGTTCGATCCGCGAACCGTGGTTGTAACTTCACTGCTTGGACTCTGCGGGGCGTCGCTCTTGTGCGGCGAAGCGGTGATAACCCCGGCCATTTCCGTGCTTTCGGCCATGGAGGGTCTGGAGATCGCCACGGACACGGCCCGCCCGCTGGTGGTGCCCTTGACGCTCGTCATCCTTTTCGGGCTTTTCATGGCGCAAAAACACGGCACCGACGGGATCGCCCGCGTCTTCGGCCCGGTTATGGTTCTCTGGTTTCTGGTGATCGGGGGGCTTGGTCTTTACCAGATTATGCAGTCCCCGGACGTCCTCATGGCCTTGAACCCCTCCCATGCCCTGGACTTCTTCGTACGCAACCGTTTTCACGGCGTCGTGGTGCTTGGTTCCGTGGTGCTGTGCATCACCGGCGGCGAAGCGCTCTATGCGGACATGGGGCACTTCGGCAAACGGGCCATCCGCCTTTCCTGGCTTTTTTACGCCTATCCGGGACTATTGCTCAACTACTTCGGCCAGGGAGCCGGCCTTATCTCCAATCCGTCCATCGTGATCCATCCCTTCTACGGCATCGTTCCCAAGGCCTGGATCTATCCCATGGTGGTCCTCTCCACCATGGCCACCATCATCGCCTCCCAGGCCATGATCTCGGGCATATTCTCCATTATCCGCCAGGCCGTGCAGCTCGGCTATTACCCCCGGGTGCGCGTCATCCATACCTCGCGCTACATGGAGGGACAGATCTACATCCCCGAGGTCAATGCCTTCCTCATGTGGGGATGCATCGCCCTGGTGCTCATCTTCAAGGAGTCCAGCCGCTTGGCCGCGGCCTACGGCATAGCCGTGACCGCCACCATGACAATTACGTCCTGCCTGTTTTTCCTGGTGGCCCGCAAACGCTGGAACTGGCCGCTCTGGAAGGCCCTGCCACTGCTGCTCCTGTTCTGTGCATTCGATGTCAGTTTTTTCGGCTCCAACCTGCTCAAGATGTTCGACGGGGGTTGGATTCCCGTGGTCATCGCCATCACCGTGGTCACCTGCATGAGCACCTGGAAAGCTGGGCGCGCCGCCCTTGGCAAAGTGCTGCTCGCGGAGACCGTTCCCCTGGAGTTGTTCCTGAACGACGTGGCCGCGAAAAAGCCCCACCGGGCCAAGGGTTCCGCCGTCTTTCTTTCGGTTTCCCCCACTGGCGCGCCGGTGACGCTGCTGCACTTTTTCAAGCACACCAAAATGCTCCACGAGAAGGTGGTCATCATGTCCATCCAATCCTCGGACGAGCCCTATGCCAACATCGGCCAGAATCTCACCATCTCCTGTCTGGGCGAGGGGTTCTATCGAGTGGTGGCCACATACGGCTTCATGCAGACCCCGGACGTTCCGCAGATTATGGAATACGCCAGGATCGGCGGGATTGACGCCGATCCCGCGGACACCACTTTTTTCCTGGGGCGCGAATCACTTTTCACCACGGGCAAATCCCCCATGGCGCATTGGCGCAAGCGTCTGTTCGAGTTCATGAGCCGCAACTCGCGTCCGGCCTCAGCATACTTCAACATTCCGGCCGGGCGGGTGATGGAGCTTGGCGTGCAGGTGGAATTGTAG
- a CDS encoding response regulator, translated as MLNVLTVDDDEVTQFHVSQLLLEVGRCRMAYTGEEAIARVEESLSGGEPYDLILMDVMLPGLDGLATVREIVTLYNEQKVPLENRPKIVMLSSVDERETQIDALYACGADFYLTKPLENERFIQALREMGLVTSRKPE; from the coding sequence ATGTTGAATGTGCTCACAGTGGACGACGACGAGGTCACCCAGTTCCACGTAAGCCAGCTTCTCCTGGAAGTGGGGCGATGCCGCATGGCCTATACGGGCGAGGAGGCCATCGCCCGGGTGGAGGAGTCACTGTCCGGTGGGGAACCTTACGACCTTATCCTCATGGACGTCATGCTGCCGGGCCTGGACGGTCTGGCCACAGTGCGTGAGATCGTCACGCTCTATAACGAACAGAAAGTCCCTCTGGAAAACCGTCCCAAAATCGTCATGCTCTCATCGGTTGACGAGCGCGAAACACAGATAGACGCCCTCTACGCATGCGGGGCGGACTTCTACCTGACTAAACCGCTGGAAAACGAACGGTTCATTCAAGCACTGCGCGAGATGGGGCTGGTGACCTCCCGGAAGCCGGAGTGA
- a CDS encoding amino acid ABC transporter permease, translating to MSKILFVRLVLLAAAAAVLVSMMSTIHYNWNWWVVWQYRELFLQGFVNTILVSCGAICLGLVIGILGGLARVSENIWFKELATLYVWGFRGTPLLTQIYIFYFCFAVIVHVDSPFLTGMVTLAFFAGAYITEMVRAGIESISPGQWEAARSSGLTHGQALRHVIFPQALKRIIPPVTGQFVSLIKDSSLLSVIAVRELTKGAEIVNSITYKTFEAYLPLAVFYLLLTYPLSILTYRLERRITYQSAPRSRMPVQPKGADR from the coding sequence ATGTCCAAAATACTCTTCGTCCGCCTTGTTCTTCTTGCTGCCGCCGCCGCAGTGCTGGTCTCCATGATGTCCACCATCCACTACAACTGGAACTGGTGGGTGGTCTGGCAGTACCGGGAGCTTTTCCTCCAGGGGTTCGTAAACACCATCCTGGTCTCCTGCGGGGCCATCTGCCTGGGTCTTGTCATCGGCATCCTGGGCGGGCTCGCCCGAGTGTCCGAGAACATCTGGTTCAAGGAACTGGCCACGCTCTACGTTTGGGGATTCAGGGGCACCCCGCTGCTCACACAGATATACATCTTCTATTTCTGCTTCGCCGTTATCGTGCATGTGGACAGCCCGTTTCTCACCGGCATGGTCACCCTGGCCTTTTTCGCAGGCGCCTACATTACGGAGATGGTCCGGGCCGGAATCGAATCGATCTCGCCCGGCCAATGGGAAGCGGCCCGTTCCTCCGGTCTCACCCACGGCCAGGCGCTTCGCCACGTGATTTTTCCGCAGGCGCTCAAACGCATCATCCCCCCGGTGACCGGGCAGTTCGTTTCACTCATAAAGGACTCCTCGCTTTTGTCCGTGATCGCCGTGCGTGAGCTGACCAAGGGAGCGGAAATCGTCAACAGCATTACCTACAAAACGTTCGAGGCCTACCTCCCGCTGGCCGTCTTCTACCTCCTGCTCACCTACCCCTTAAGCATCTTGACCTACCGTCTGGAACGGCGGATAACCTACCAATCCGCTCCGAGGAGCCGGATGCCCGTCCAGCCTAAAGGAGCTGATCGATGA
- a CDS encoding sigma-54-dependent Fis family transcriptional regulator yields MKKLLVIDDEPGHRLMVRAVMEDAGWSVSEAASAEEGLRLLRACAGANCPSVVLLDMKMPGMDGMQALAGIREISPALPVVMLTAYGTVGSAVEAMKRGAFDYLTKPADNEELKAVLHKAFEYGRLLSENRDLKRKVGETDAAARLIGASPAMRQVRELAQQVGPAEATVLILGDSGTGKELVAELVHAMSPRRDNPLIKVNCAALPGDLLESELFGYVKGAFTGAVKDKPGRFQLANGGTLFLDEVGELPLSLQAKLLRALQERTVEPLGSVKPVQTDVRILAATNRDLRAEVARGAFREDLYFRLAVLEIRIAPLRERIEDLPELVAYLLTKLGARNKKNVRSVSPAYLDILTRYAWPGNVRELENVLERSVILARSDTLTPETLPPHLVESVAKHLPQASAGDAPVSFEEAERLAVVTALEANEGHRERTAEALGISRRTLQYKLKKFGLAKR; encoded by the coding sequence ATGAAGAAACTGCTGGTCATAGACGACGAGCCCGGCCATCGTCTGATGGTCCGGGCGGTCATGGAGGATGCGGGCTGGTCCGTGTCCGAGGCCGCATCCGCTGAAGAGGGGCTCAGGCTCCTTCGCGCCTGCGCAGGCGCGAACTGCCCGTCCGTGGTGCTGTTGGACATGAAAATGCCCGGCATGGATGGCATGCAGGCCTTGGCTGGAATTCGGGAAATCTCCCCGGCGCTTCCGGTGGTGATGCTTACGGCCTACGGTACCGTTGGATCAGCCGTGGAGGCCATGAAGCGAGGAGCGTTCGATTATCTGACCAAACCGGCCGACAACGAGGAATTGAAGGCCGTATTGCACAAGGCCTTCGAATACGGCCGGCTGTTGTCGGAAAACCGCGACCTCAAACGCAAGGTCGGCGAAACGGATGCGGCCGCCAGGCTCATAGGTGCAAGCCCGGCCATGCGCCAGGTGCGGGAATTGGCGCAACAGGTGGGCCCGGCGGAAGCCACGGTTCTCATCCTCGGCGATTCCGGAACGGGCAAGGAACTGGTGGCGGAACTGGTCCACGCCATGAGCCCCAGACGGGACAACCCGCTCATCAAGGTCAATTGCGCGGCCCTGCCCGGAGACCTCTTGGAAAGCGAGCTCTTCGGATATGTGAAGGGCGCTTTCACCGGTGCGGTAAAGGACAAACCCGGCCGGTTCCAACTGGCGAACGGAGGGACGCTCTTTCTGGACGAAGTGGGAGAGCTGCCGCTCAGCCTCCAGGCCAAGCTGCTCAGGGCGTTGCAGGAACGAACGGTCGAACCCCTTGGTTCCGTGAAACCGGTACAGACGGATGTACGCATCCTGGCGGCCACCAACCGCGATTTGCGGGCGGAAGTTGCCAGGGGAGCGTTCAGGGAAGATTTGTATTTCAGGCTCGCTGTGCTGGAGATTCGAATTGCTCCCCTTCGGGAGCGTATCGAGGACCTGCCGGAGCTGGTCGCGTATCTATTGACCAAGCTTGGCGCGCGAAATAAAAAGAACGTCAGGTCGGTGAGCCCCGCGTATCTGGACATACTGACCCGGTATGCCTGGCCTGGAAACGTGCGCGAGCTGGAAAACGTGCTGGAACGTTCTGTAATCCTTGCACGTTCGGATACGTTGACTCCGGAGACGCTTCCTCCCCATCTTGTGGAGTCGGTGGCCAAGCACCTCCCGCAGGCGTCGGCTGGGGATGCTCCGGTGAGTTTCGAAGAGGCGGAGCGTCTGGCTGTGGTGACGGCGCTCGAAGCCAACGAGGGACACCGCGAGCGAACAGCCGAGGCCCTGGGCATCAGCCGCCGGACATTGCAGTACAAATTAAAAAAGTTTGGCCTGGCAAAACGATGA
- a CDS encoding glutaredoxin family protein, with product MNKSVKVFALSTCIHCKHCKEYLDERGQPYECVYVDKLAGDERKNTIEEIKKVNPTLSFPTVMVGDKVIVGFDRQEIDKALEG from the coding sequence ATGAACAAGTCCGTAAAAGTCTTTGCCCTGTCCACATGCATCCACTGCAAACACTGCAAGGAGTACCTCGACGAACGCGGTCAGCCGTACGAATGCGTCTACGTGGACAAACTCGCGGGCGACGAACGCAAAAACACCATCGAAGAGATCAAGAAGGTCAATCCCACCCTCTCATTCCCCACGGTGATGGTGGGCGACAAGGTCATCGTCGGCTTCGACAGGCAAGAAATCGACAAAGCCCTGGAGGGATGA
- a CDS encoding transporter substrate-binding domain-containing protein, protein MIRRTLLVLIVAVFAAQAALAQTAFDINKQSLLTEIASRKKLVVGMELKYPPFESTDAKGQPIGLDVELARLAAKDLGVELEIKDMEWTGLIPALQTGKIDIIISGITGTLERAKTITFTSAYFTTGLCALLSSKRAPDVTKVEELNDAKRVIAVKTGTTSDLLASKRFPKATINRYKDESACVQEVVNGRADAFIYDQLSIAKHLKEYPGVTKAILTPFTYEPFCIAMRKGDFDLWNWFEMFVSLRKADGTLDDLRKQFVQPLLQ, encoded by the coding sequence ATGATTCGCCGCACCCTGCTCGTTCTGATCGTCGCGGTCTTCGCCGCCCAGGCGGCGCTGGCTCAGACTGCCTTCGACATCAACAAGCAAAGCCTGCTCACCGAGATCGCAAGCCGCAAGAAACTGGTTGTGGGCATGGAGCTCAAATATCCGCCCTTCGAATCCACCGACGCCAAAGGCCAGCCCATCGGCCTGGATGTGGAGCTGGCCAGGCTCGCAGCAAAAGACCTGGGCGTGGAATTAGAAATCAAGGACATGGAGTGGACCGGGCTCATTCCGGCCCTGCAGACCGGAAAAATCGACATCATCATCTCCGGCATCACAGGCACCCTGGAACGGGCAAAGACCATCACCTTCACCAGCGCCTACTTCACCACGGGCCTGTGCGCCCTGCTCTCCAGCAAGCGCGCCCCGGACGTAACCAAAGTGGAGGAGCTTAACGACGCCAAGCGTGTCATTGCGGTCAAGACCGGAACCACCTCCGACCTCTTGGCCTCCAAGCGCTTTCCCAAGGCCACCATCAACCGCTACAAGGACGAATCCGCCTGCGTGCAGGAAGTGGTCAACGGCCGGGCCGATGCTTTCATCTACGACCAGCTCTCCATCGCCAAACACCTGAAGGAATACCCCGGCGTCACCAAGGCCATCCTGACCCCGTTCACCTATGAGCCCTTCTGCATCGCCATGCGCAAAGGCGACTTCGACCTGTGGAACTGGTTCGAGATGTTCGTGTCCCTGCGCAAGGCCGACGGCACCCTGGATGATTTGCGCAAACAGTTCGTGCAGCCCCTGTTGCAGTAA
- a CDS encoding ferredoxin:thioredoxin reductase: MDAKELYGKLKSFQEKKGYFFNKDMAMVMDLLEMLLVNKERYGHMACPCRLASGDFEMDKDIVCPCVYREKDVAEYGTCFCGLYVTQEWNDGKVPHRVVPERRPPEKVLAGLGLG, translated from the coding sequence ATGGACGCCAAGGAACTCTACGGCAAACTCAAATCCTTCCAGGAAAAGAAGGGCTACTTTTTCAATAAGGACATGGCCATGGTCATGGACCTTCTCGAGATGCTCCTGGTCAACAAGGAGCGCTACGGCCACATGGCCTGCCCCTGCCGGCTGGCCTCGGGCGACTTCGAAATGGACAAGGACATCGTCTGCCCATGCGTCTACCGCGAGAAGGACGTCGCCGAATACGGGACCTGCTTCTGCGGCCTGTACGTCACCCAGGAATGGAACGACGGCAAGGTGCCTCACCGGGTAGTGCCGGAGCGCCGCCCGCCCGAGAAAGTGCTCGCCGGTCTCGGCCTGGGATAA
- a CDS encoding Hpt domain-containing protein, whose product MPEVCTALRESFAAAVQALGKKDKDGARVAAHGLKGAAMRFGLEELAALAARAEDSTASGDLKGASSALDDFSGLLAELETCVQAGQS is encoded by the coding sequence ATGCCGGAGGTGTGTACAGCGCTGCGTGAATCATTCGCGGCAGCGGTTCAGGCCCTTGGCAAGAAGGATAAGGACGGCGCGCGCGTGGCGGCTCATGGGCTTAAAGGAGCGGCGATGCGTTTTGGCCTGGAGGAATTGGCTGCTTTGGCGGCTCGGGCGGAGGACAGCACCGCATCTGGAGACCTAAAGGGGGCTTCTTCGGCTTTGGACGATTTCTCCGGTCTTCTGGCGGAACTCGAAACCTGCGTGCAGGCTGGTCAGTCGTAG
- the tmk gene encoding dTMP kinase, giving the protein MFVTFEGVEGSGKSTQIALAESWLRGLRREVLTTRQPGGCALGLELRRILLDARNTHLDPTAELFMYLADRAQHVAEVIRPALAAGKVVLCDRYHDSTVAYQGYGRGLDVERLIHLGEMATGGLVPDITVILDLSAEEGLARAKGRNKAAGACQAEGRFEALTIDFHQRVRDGFLSLAAREPGRFTVADASGVPQAVFERIRAAIEARLGSQTP; this is encoded by the coding sequence ATGTTCGTTACCTTTGAAGGTGTAGAAGGCTCGGGTAAGTCCACCCAGATAGCCCTGGCCGAAAGCTGGCTCAGGGGGCTCAGGCGCGAGGTGCTCACCACCCGCCAGCCAGGCGGCTGCGCCTTGGGTCTGGAACTGCGCCGTATCCTGCTGGACGCGCGCAACACCCACCTAGACCCGACGGCCGAGCTCTTCATGTACCTGGCGGACCGGGCCCAGCATGTGGCCGAGGTGATCCGCCCTGCCCTGGCCGCAGGAAAGGTGGTGCTGTGCGACCGCTACCACGACTCGACCGTGGCCTACCAGGGATACGGCCGGGGGCTTGACGTAGAGCGCCTGATACACCTGGGCGAGATGGCCACCGGTGGTCTGGTCCCGGATATCACCGTGATCCTGGACTTGTCCGCGGAGGAAGGGCTCGCCAGGGCCAAGGGCCGAAACAAGGCCGCCGGAGCCTGCCAGGCTGAAGGGCGTTTCGAAGCCCTGACCATCGACTTCCACCAGCGCGTACGGGACGGTTTCTTGTCACTGGCCGCTCGGGAACCCGGACGTTTCACCGTGGCCGACGCCTCGGGGGTTCCCCAGGCCGTGTTCGAACGCATCCGCGCCGCCATCGAGGCCCGCCTGGGCAGCCAGACCCCGTAA
- a CDS encoding HD domain-containing protein, with protein sequence MTEKRIFVRDLSVGDQVRECFLLVQATKGQSRNGPFWSLKLQDASGSIEAKLWYPASQAFEELPHGQFVIAAGTVTSYRDQPQLNLDSLSALGASPEGIDFSHFLPESTEKPESLYAKLEEFLSINIGHAPWRRFCRKVLSDPEIREKLLAAPGAKAMHHAYRGGLLEHTLAVCKVVLSLCQLYPELDRDTLLAAAAFHDMGKAWEISSGLTREYTDEGQMLGHIVIGMTLLEPFMRKAKNLDPALILHFKHMLVSHHGELMFGSPKTPMTPEAMILHFADNIDAKVHQFLGAVEDPEKIGVTGFVRALDRYVYNPARVKPDNGAARKLQEKGPSQCSLPLKV encoded by the coding sequence GTGACTGAAAAACGCATTTTCGTACGCGACCTGTCCGTGGGAGACCAGGTACGCGAGTGTTTCCTGCTGGTACAGGCCACCAAAGGCCAGTCCCGCAACGGTCCCTTCTGGTCGCTCAAGCTCCAGGACGCCTCTGGTTCCATTGAAGCCAAGCTCTGGTACCCGGCCTCCCAGGCCTTCGAAGAGCTTCCCCACGGCCAGTTCGTCATCGCCGCCGGAACCGTCACCTCGTACCGCGACCAGCCCCAACTCAACCTCGACAGTCTGTCCGCCCTGGGGGCCTCTCCGGAAGGCATCGACTTTAGCCATTTTCTGCCCGAAAGTACTGAAAAGCCAGAATCGCTCTATGCCAAGCTCGAGGAGTTCCTTTCTATAAACATTGGCCACGCTCCCTGGAGACGCTTCTGCCGCAAGGTGCTCTCCGACCCGGAGATTCGGGAGAAGCTCCTGGCCGCGCCCGGCGCCAAGGCCATGCACCACGCCTACCGGGGGGGACTTTTGGAGCACACCCTGGCAGTGTGCAAGGTTGTCCTCTCGCTCTGTCAGCTTTACCCCGAGCTTGATCGCGATACCCTGTTGGCAGCAGCGGCCTTCCACGACATGGGAAAGGCTTGGGAAATCTCCTCCGGGCTTACCAGGGAATACACGGATGAAGGCCAGATGCTCGGCCACATCGTAATCGGCATGACGCTTCTGGAACCGTTCATGCGAAAGGCCAAGAACCTCGACCCGGCTCTCATCCTGCACTTTAAGCACATGCTGGTGAGCCATCATGGTGAACTTATGTTCGGTTCACCCAAAACCCCCATGACTCCCGAGGCCATGATCCTGCACTTCGCGGACAACATCGACGCCAAGGTGCACCAGTTCCTCGGCGCGGTGGAAGACCCGGAGAAAATCGGCGTAACCGGTTTCGTGCGCGCCCTGGACCGGTACGTGTACAACCCCGCGCGGGTGAAACCTGACAATGGCGCGGCGAGAAAACTACAGGAAAAAGGGCCTTCCCAATGTTCGTTACCTTTGAAGGTGTAG
- a CDS encoding response regulator transcription factor has translation MKKIRILLAEDMEIVRKGLKALLLANSGFEVVGEAPDGHLAVNLTGRLNPDVVLMDLSLPRMDGVEAIAEIKRRYPRVRIIALTAYGKENYLTSAVQAGVDGYLLKNSPSEELFSAINAVSAGQTYFSREISAMLAQVCRQGNKTADPLERLSKRERQVLKLAAKGHTNKDIAEAIFVSVKTVEKHKTNLKKKLGLRSSLELAAFCLENGLIEED, from the coding sequence ATGAAAAAAATCAGGATACTCCTTGCAGAGGATATGGAAATCGTTCGCAAGGGGCTGAAAGCGCTGCTCCTGGCGAATTCCGGATTTGAAGTCGTGGGGGAGGCCCCGGACGGCCATCTAGCCGTCAACCTGACCGGACGGCTCAACCCGGATGTGGTTCTCATGGACCTCTCGCTGCCGCGTATGGACGGAGTGGAGGCCATCGCCGAGATAAAGCGGCGCTACCCCAGGGTTCGCATCATCGCCCTCACCGCCTACGGCAAGGAAAATTATCTCACTTCGGCCGTCCAGGCCGGGGTGGATGGCTATCTGCTCAAAAACAGCCCCAGCGAGGAGCTTTTCTCGGCCATCAACGCCGTCTCCGCCGGGCAGACATATTTCTCCCGCGAAATTTCAGCTATGCTGGCCCAGGTCTGCCGTCAGGGCAACAAAACCGCTGACCCGCTGGAGCGTCTCTCCAAGAGGGAGCGGCAGGTGCTGAAGCTTGCGGCCAAAGGCCACACCAACAAGGACATCGCGGAGGCCATCTTCGTGTCCGTCAAAACCGTGGAAAAGCACAAGACGAACTTGAAGAAAAAGCTCGGTCTGCGCAGCTCCCTGGAATTGGCCGCCTTCTGCCTTGAGAATGGATTGATCGAGGAAGATTAG
- the surE gene encoding 5'/3'-nucleotidase SurE: MKILLTNDDGIQAVGLRSLYHALVRAGHEVSVVAPVTEMSAVGHAVTLAAPLRVKTFEEPEFVGQGVSGTPADCVKLGLTTLLATQPDLVVSGINAGANVGVDILYSGTVSAATEGALMGLPALAVSFDGFSPQDLSAQGDFTASFLSKVDWDGLPKHCVLNLNFPDLPMGEVKGLKVCPQTRAAYEDWYEERVDPRGRKYYWLTGVIPPDMVSAGQDRALLTEGFMTLTPLRFDFTDHETMGRLSGLSF; the protein is encoded by the coding sequence ATGAAGATACTGCTCACCAACGACGACGGCATCCAGGCCGTGGGACTGCGCTCACTCTACCACGCCCTTGTCCGGGCCGGGCACGAGGTCAGCGTGGTGGCCCCGGTCACGGAGATGAGCGCCGTGGGGCACGCGGTCACCCTGGCAGCGCCGCTTCGCGTCAAGACCTTCGAGGAGCCAGAGTTCGTCGGCCAGGGGGTTTCCGGCACCCCAGCGGACTGCGTGAAGCTCGGTCTCACTACGCTCCTTGCCACGCAGCCGGATCTGGTGGTCTCCGGCATCAACGCCGGGGCCAATGTGGGGGTGGACATCCTCTATTCCGGCACGGTGTCCGCGGCCACGGAAGGAGCGCTCATGGGCCTGCCCGCCCTGGCGGTGTCCTTCGACGGGTTCAGCCCCCAGGACCTCTCCGCCCAGGGGGATTTCACCGCGTCATTTCTTTCCAAAGTGGACTGGGACGGCCTGCCCAAGCACTGCGTCCTGAACCTCAACTTTCCAGACCTGCCCATGGGTGAGGTGAAGGGCCTCAAGGTGTGCCCCCAAACCCGTGCCGCCTACGAAGACTGGTATGAGGAGCGCGTGGACCCGCGCGGCCGGAAGTACTACTGGCTTACCGGGGTTATCCCTCCGGACATGGTATCAGCGGGCCAGGATAGGGCGCTACTCACGGAGGGGTTCATGACGCTCACCCCCCTGCGCTTCGATTTCACGGACCACGAGACCATGGGGAGACTTTCCGGGTTGTCGTTCTGA